The following are encoded in a window of Armatimonas rosea genomic DNA:
- a CDS encoding sialidase family protein — protein sequence MEPTPIKQPPSPRQPPSPRQAGEFINENAPYPSCHASTIAEVAPGKLVAAWFGGTKERDPDVGIWVARQESGVWLPAIEVANGVQADGSPRLPTWNPVLFVADQTLWLFYKIGPSPSTWWGMVTRSRDGGKHWSKPERLPEGILGPIKNKPVVLKDGSWLAPSSTEPDGWKVHFERSTDKGKTWTKTEPVVGNGLEAIQPSVLSHKDGRLQAVCRTRNGVLASTWSKDLGKSWSPLERLSLPNPNSGTDAVTLKDGRHVLVYNHSAPPPERPTKGVRYPLDVAVSTDGLSWKRALTLETEPCDAGYAYPAVIQTRDGKIHITYTWDRKKIKHVVLEPREL from the coding sequence ATGGAACCAACCCCCATCAAACAACCCCCTAGCCCCCGCCAGCCCCCTAGCCCCCGCCAGGCGGGGGAATTTATTAACGAGAACGCACCCTACCCGTCGTGCCATGCCTCGACAATCGCCGAGGTGGCTCCCGGCAAGCTCGTGGCGGCGTGGTTTGGTGGCACCAAGGAGCGCGACCCCGATGTCGGAATCTGGGTGGCGCGGCAAGAGAGCGGCGTCTGGCTTCCGGCCATCGAGGTCGCCAACGGGGTGCAGGCCGATGGCTCCCCACGCCTGCCCACCTGGAACCCCGTGCTTTTTGTCGCAGATCAGACACTCTGGCTCTTCTATAAAATCGGGCCGTCGCCGAGCACGTGGTGGGGAATGGTGACCCGGTCCCGCGATGGGGGCAAGCACTGGAGCAAGCCCGAGCGCCTCCCTGAGGGAATCTTAGGGCCGATCAAGAACAAGCCGGTCGTCCTCAAAGACGGGAGCTGGCTCGCTCCAAGTAGCACGGAGCCCGACGGCTGGAAGGTCCACTTTGAGCGCTCGACCGACAAGGGCAAGACCTGGACAAAGACGGAGCCGGTGGTGGGAAATGGCCTGGAGGCGATCCAGCCCAGTGTTCTGTCGCACAAAGACGGGCGGCTGCAAGCGGTCTGTCGGACGCGCAATGGTGTCCTGGCGAGCACCTGGTCCAAGGACCTGGGCAAGAGCTGGAGCCCGCTAGAGCGGCTCTCCCTACCCAACCCCAACTCCGGGACCGATGCCGTGACCCTCAAAGACGGACGCCACGTGCTGGTCTACAACCACTCCGCGCCGCCGCCGGAGCGCCCGACCAAGGGGGTGCGCTACCCGCTGGATGTGGCGGTCTCCACCGATGGCCTAAGCTGGAAGCGGGCTCTCACCCTGGAAACCGAGCCTTGTGACGCGGGCTACGCCTACCCCGCAGTGATCCAGACGCGTGATGGCAAGATCCACATCACCTACACCTGGGACCGTAAGAAGATCAAGCACGTGGTCTTGGAGCCACGCGAGCTATGA
- a CDS encoding pectate lyase family protein, with protein sequence MKRPTPPAPVQRGSLLVTVLALALSAPAQSPKPTLAFPGAEGAGALTPGGRGGRVIEVTTLADSGPGSLREALAASGRRTVVFRVGGTIELKSRLSIDEPYITVAGQSAPGDGICIKGETTEINTHDVIIRYLRFRRGELKRRDDALGGYPQGNIILDHLSTSWGLDENISLYRWIEKGPDGKDIKRPTTNATIQWCISSEALDLHNHAFGGTQGGKNVSIHHNLFASNTGRNPSIGYGDHVDFRNNVLFNWQHRTIDGGDATSHLNIVNNYFKPGPACGDGDIQFRVCRPQHLNMFAEGTTLGKWYVAGNVMEGNDKVTKNNWDGGVQFDEPDIKRLGSLEKVIEQVRGSAPWDSPKLTEQSAAEAYKLVLEGVGATLPRRDSVDKRIIESVRTGKTTVGKNGILITPADAGGWPSYKGGSAPKDSDHNGLPDTWEKRYKLSDPNGDPDGDGYTNLEEYLNGTNPHQTTP encoded by the coding sequence ATGAAAAGACCTACCCCCCCCGCCCCCGTCCAACGGGGGAGCCTGCTCGTCACTGTCTTGGCGCTGGCCCTCTCGGCGCCCGCCCAGTCCCCGAAGCCCACGCTTGCCTTTCCGGGAGCCGAGGGAGCCGGCGCTCTCACCCCAGGTGGGCGGGGCGGGCGGGTGATCGAGGTCACGACCCTGGCCGACTCCGGGCCGGGGAGCCTGCGGGAGGCGCTTGCCGCGAGTGGGCGTCGCACCGTGGTCTTTCGTGTGGGAGGCACGATCGAGCTGAAGTCGCGTTTGTCCATCGACGAGCCCTATATCACGGTCGCGGGGCAGAGCGCCCCCGGCGATGGCATCTGCATCAAGGGCGAGACCACGGAGATTAATACCCACGATGTGATTATCCGCTACCTGCGGTTCCGCCGCGGCGAGCTCAAGCGCCGCGACGATGCCCTGGGCGGCTACCCGCAGGGCAATATCATCCTGGACCACCTCTCGACAAGCTGGGGGCTGGATGAGAATATCTCCCTCTACCGCTGGATCGAGAAGGGCCCGGACGGCAAAGACATCAAGCGCCCCACGACCAATGCGACCATCCAGTGGTGCATCTCCAGCGAGGCACTCGACCTCCACAACCACGCCTTTGGCGGGACACAGGGCGGCAAGAATGTCTCGATCCACCACAATCTCTTCGCGAGCAACACGGGGCGCAACCCGAGTATCGGCTACGGCGACCACGTGGACTTTCGCAACAATGTCCTCTTCAACTGGCAGCACCGCACGATCGACGGCGGCGATGCGACGTCGCACTTGAATATCGTCAACAACTACTTCAAGCCCGGCCCGGCCTGCGGCGACGGTGATATTCAGTTCCGTGTCTGCCGCCCCCAGCACCTGAACATGTTCGCCGAGGGGACGACCCTGGGCAAGTGGTATGTCGCGGGCAATGTGATGGAGGGCAACGACAAGGTGACGAAGAACAACTGGGATGGTGGCGTCCAGTTCGATGAGCCTGATATCAAGCGTCTTGGGAGCCTGGAGAAGGTGATCGAGCAGGTGCGCGGGAGTGCGCCCTGGGACTCCCCCAAGCTCACGGAGCAGAGCGCCGCAGAGGCGTACAAGCTCGTGCTGGAGGGAGTGGGGGCGACCCTCCCGAGGCGCGACTCCGTGGACAAGCGCATCATCGAGTCGGTGCGCACCGGAAAGACGACTGTGGGCAAGAACGGAATTCTCATCACGCCCGCCGATGCCGGCGGCTGGCCGAGCTACAAGGGCGGGAGCGCCCCCAAGGACAGCGACCACAACGGCCTCCCTGACACCTGGGAGAAGCGCTACAAGCTCAGCGACCCCAATGGCGATCCCGACGGCGACGGCTACACGAATCTCGAAGAGTATCTCAATGGAACCAACCCCCATCAAACAACCCCCTAG
- a CDS encoding glycoside hydrolase family 127 protein, whose amino-acid sequence MPASLSHATRWTDGFWAERVATCRQRTIPALWKRMEGTEPTHYLQNFRIAAGLVTGGPEVRHRGAPFNDGDFYKLLEASCASLAQHPDPALEAKVEEAVVLIGKAQRPDGYIHTRSQIKQQAPFLEPTDFELYNMGHLLSAACTHHTVTGRESFLTIARKTADFLERAFAAPTPQLARFGICPSHYLGLLHLYDTTKEPRYLALAKRFVDMKDIVPEVGAGDDNQDRVPFRQQTEAVGHAVRANYLYAGAAALFAQTGDRTLWAVLERVWESVTTKKLSLTGGCGALYDGASPDGSEEQKTITRTHQAYGRSYQLPHQTAHNETCASVGLVLWAWEMFQCQPEVRYIDTLEQALYNTVLAGVSLGGDAFFYNNPLRALKQQPAPLRWPRTRAAFFSSFCCPPNVARTVAQVSRFAYSQAENALWVNLYGSNTLEAEGIKLVQETRYPWDGTVTLTITQCPETLKLRIPAWADGASLAVNGKRVREKCLPGTYATLTRAWKTGDRVTLTLPLPVQLIEAHPLVEEARNQLAVQRGPLIYCLESADLPPRSSLLDIALPGTVQLTPRFDPALLGGVVVLEGRALVRVSSPKNTEALYRVYKPTPPRSIDLRLVPYFAWGNRGNSEMSVWLPHA is encoded by the coding sequence ATGCCTGCCTCTCTGAGCCATGCCACGCGCTGGACCGACGGCTTCTGGGCGGAGCGGGTCGCGACCTGCCGCCAGAGGACGATCCCTGCGCTCTGGAAGCGGATGGAGGGCACCGAGCCGACCCACTACCTCCAGAACTTTCGGATCGCCGCCGGGCTGGTGACGGGCGGTCCTGAGGTGCGCCACCGGGGCGCGCCCTTCAACGACGGCGACTTCTACAAGTTGCTGGAAGCATCGTGCGCGAGCCTCGCCCAGCACCCCGATCCCGCGCTTGAAGCCAAGGTCGAGGAGGCTGTCGTGCTGATCGGGAAGGCGCAGCGCCCCGATGGCTATATCCACACTCGCTCGCAGATCAAGCAGCAAGCCCCGTTCTTAGAGCCCACCGACTTTGAGCTCTACAACATGGGGCACCTGCTGAGCGCCGCCTGCACGCACCACACGGTCACGGGCCGCGAGAGCTTTCTCACAATTGCCCGCAAGACCGCCGATTTTCTGGAGCGTGCCTTCGCCGCCCCAACCCCACAGCTCGCCCGGTTTGGCATCTGCCCATCGCACTATCTCGGGCTCCTCCATCTCTACGACACCACCAAGGAGCCGCGCTACCTCGCCCTGGCCAAGCGCTTTGTGGACATGAAGGATATTGTGCCTGAGGTGGGGGCGGGCGACGACAACCAGGACCGCGTGCCCTTTCGCCAGCAGACCGAGGCGGTGGGGCATGCCGTCCGGGCGAACTACCTCTACGCCGGAGCCGCCGCGCTCTTTGCTCAGACGGGAGACCGGACGCTCTGGGCGGTGCTGGAGCGTGTCTGGGAGAGTGTCACCACTAAGAAGCTCTCGCTGACGGGCGGCTGTGGAGCGCTCTACGATGGGGCATCGCCGGATGGCTCGGAGGAGCAGAAGACCATCACACGGACGCACCAGGCCTACGGGCGCAGCTACCAGCTTCCCCACCAGACCGCCCACAACGAGACCTGCGCCAGTGTCGGCCTCGTGCTCTGGGCCTGGGAGATGTTCCAGTGCCAGCCCGAGGTGCGCTACATCGACACGCTGGAGCAGGCGCTCTACAACACCGTTCTGGCGGGCGTGAGCCTCGGCGGCGATGCGTTTTTCTACAACAACCCCCTCCGCGCCCTGAAGCAACAGCCCGCCCCGCTCCGCTGGCCCCGCACCCGCGCGGCGTTCTTTAGCTCGTTTTGCTGCCCGCCCAATGTCGCCCGGACGGTTGCGCAGGTGAGCCGCTTTGCCTACAGCCAAGCCGAAAATGCGCTCTGGGTGAACCTCTATGGGAGCAATACGCTGGAGGCGGAGGGCATCAAACTTGTCCAGGAGACGCGCTACCCTTGGGACGGCACGGTGACCCTGACAATCACCCAGTGCCCGGAGACGCTCAAGCTGCGGATTCCTGCCTGGGCGGACGGCGCGAGCTTGGCCGTCAATGGCAAGCGCGTGCGTGAGAAGTGCCTCCCGGGCACCTACGCCACGCTCACCCGCGCCTGGAAAACCGGCGACCGAGTGACCTTGACGCTCCCCCTGCCCGTGCAGCTCATCGAAGCCCATCCCCTGGTCGAGGAGGCGCGCAACCAGCTTGCCGTCCAGCGTGGCCCGCTCATCTACTGCCTGGAGTCCGCAGACCTGCCGCCTCGCTCGTCGCTGCTGGATATCGCACTGCCCGGCACCGTACAGCTCACCCCGCGCTTCGATCCCGCGCTCCTTGGGGGCGTTGTCGTGCTGGAGGGCCGCGCCTTGGTGCGGGTGTCCTCGCCCAAAAACACCGAGGCGCTCTACCGGGTCTATAAGCCCACACCTCCCCGCTCGATTGACCTACGACTGGTTCCCTACTTTGCCTGGGGAAACCGGGGAAACTCGGAGATGTCGGTCTGGCTTCCCCATGCGTGA
- a CDS encoding family 78 glycoside hydrolase catalytic domain, producing MMRPIELRCDDWPEPQALGIDSPQPRLSWKLEGAGTQSAYQVLVGTSPELAELWDSGRVASAETVSIDYAGKPLVSSQRVFWRVRVWEGTGQPGPWSQTAAFTMGLLSPADLKASWIVAPAATETLLLRKAFTLPGGLKRATVHVTGLGQFELLVNGQKVGENLLSPGWTNYNKTILYETFDLTERLKAGENVLGMRLGNGMYNVVRRNRFVKFTGTFGPLRALLHLRLEHVDGRVEFIGTDPSWSWHPGGTTFSNIYGGEDFDSRKEPTGWSAPGFSERDWTPAVVLIRPPGTLRGLSVSAPPLQVIETRKPLTKIHPPDGSTVYDLGQNASWVPRIRVSGPAGSTLRLTPSEVLGDDGKPNQRTMGGGDRGGTWWQYTKSTDAPEEWCPRFHYVGSRFFQAAGTAQLESLEGQLVHASAAPVGHFACSNPLLNRIRELVRWAQRSNMVSVLTDCPHREKLGWLEQYHLNGPAIRYEFDVSRHFVKGMNDMADAQDASGLIPNIAPEFTKFEGTFRAAAEWGAALLLVPLQHYHFTGDLSLIRKHYPAMQRYLAYLTSRAKDDILAEGLGDWYDQGPKKPGVAQNTPPPITATAFYSYLSRTLSQFAQLLDKREDATLYATQAERVRLAWVKSFGTHASQCAYALGFALELAVRSERERLLAALIADLERNGWATTAGDVGFRFVLRALADAGRSDVVYKLLTQESKPGYAYQLQKGATALTEAWDANTGASHNHFMLGQVTEWLYHDLAGIQPDPARPGFRHTLLKPASLLELDWVEARYDSIRGTVGLRWERSGQRLRVRATVPANTTATLLLPGRAAEPLTPGTHQREVMLHA from the coding sequence ATGATGCGCCCGATCGAGCTCCGCTGCGACGACTGGCCTGAGCCGCAGGCCCTCGGGATCGATAGCCCGCAGCCACGTCTCTCCTGGAAGCTGGAGGGCGCGGGCACGCAGAGCGCCTACCAAGTGCTAGTGGGCACCTCCCCGGAGCTCGCGGAGCTCTGGGACAGTGGCCGGGTGGCGTCTGCGGAGACTGTCTCAATCGACTACGCCGGCAAGCCCTTGGTATCGTCGCAGCGGGTCTTCTGGCGGGTGCGGGTCTGGGAGGGCACGGGGCAACCCGGTCCCTGGAGCCAGACCGCCGCGTTCACCATGGGGCTGCTGAGCCCGGCGGATCTTAAAGCGAGCTGGATTGTCGCGCCCGCCGCCACCGAGACACTGCTGCTACGCAAGGCATTCACGCTCCCCGGAGGGCTGAAGCGGGCGACGGTCCATGTGACAGGGCTGGGGCAGTTTGAGCTCCTGGTCAATGGGCAGAAGGTCGGCGAGAATCTTCTCTCGCCGGGCTGGACCAACTACAACAAGACGATTCTTTATGAGACCTTCGACCTGACGGAGAGGCTCAAAGCGGGCGAGAATGTCTTGGGAATGCGCCTAGGCAACGGCATGTACAATGTCGTGCGGCGCAACCGCTTTGTCAAGTTCACCGGGACCTTTGGGCCGCTCCGTGCGCTGCTCCACCTGCGCCTGGAGCACGTCGATGGCCGCGTGGAGTTTATCGGCACCGACCCAAGCTGGAGCTGGCATCCGGGCGGGACGACCTTCTCCAATATCTACGGGGGCGAGGACTTCGACTCCCGCAAGGAGCCCACAGGCTGGAGCGCACCCGGCTTTTCGGAGCGCGATTGGACACCGGCGGTCGTGCTGATTCGCCCGCCGGGAACCCTCCGCGGCCTGAGTGTCTCCGCACCCCCGCTTCAGGTGATCGAGACTCGCAAGCCCCTTACTAAGATACATCCCCCCGATGGCTCCACGGTCTACGATCTGGGGCAGAACGCATCGTGGGTGCCCAGGATTCGGGTGAGTGGCCCCGCCGGAAGCACGCTACGCCTCACGCCGTCGGAGGTTCTCGGCGACGATGGCAAGCCCAACCAGCGGACAATGGGCGGCGGCGACCGGGGCGGCACCTGGTGGCAGTACACAAAATCCACCGATGCGCCCGAGGAGTGGTGCCCACGATTTCACTATGTGGGGAGCCGATTTTTTCAGGCGGCGGGCACGGCGCAGCTGGAGAGCCTGGAGGGGCAGCTTGTCCATGCCAGCGCCGCGCCGGTGGGGCACTTTGCCTGCTCCAACCCGCTTCTCAACCGGATTCGCGAGCTCGTCCGCTGGGCGCAGCGCTCCAACATGGTCTCGGTTCTGACAGACTGCCCCCACCGCGAGAAGCTGGGCTGGCTGGAGCAGTACCACCTCAATGGCCCCGCGATCCGCTACGAGTTTGATGTCAGCCGACACTTTGTCAAGGGCATGAACGACATGGCCGATGCCCAGGATGCCAGCGGCCTGATCCCCAATATCGCCCCCGAGTTCACCAAGTTCGAGGGGACATTCCGTGCCGCCGCCGAGTGGGGGGCGGCCCTCTTGCTCGTCCCGCTCCAGCACTACCACTTCACCGGTGACCTGTCGCTGATCCGCAAGCACTACCCCGCGATGCAACGCTACCTTGCGTACCTGACAAGCCGTGCCAAGGACGATATCCTCGCCGAGGGGCTGGGGGACTGGTACGACCAGGGGCCAAAGAAGCCTGGTGTCGCGCAGAACACGCCGCCGCCCATAACGGCAACGGCGTTTTATAGCTACCTCTCGCGCACACTGAGCCAGTTTGCCCAGCTCCTCGACAAGCGCGAGGATGCCACGCTCTACGCCACCCAAGCCGAGCGGGTGCGCCTCGCCTGGGTCAAGAGCTTTGGGACGCACGCATCGCAGTGTGCCTACGCGCTGGGGTTCGCCCTGGAGCTTGCGGTGCGTTCGGAGCGGGAGAGGCTTCTTGCCGCACTGATCGCGGATCTAGAGCGCAACGGCTGGGCGACCACAGCGGGCGATGTGGGCTTTCGCTTTGTGCTTCGTGCGCTGGCCGATGCGGGGCGGAGCGATGTGGTCTACAAGCTACTCACCCAAGAGAGCAAGCCGGGCTATGCCTACCAGCTCCAGAAGGGCGCGACCGCGCTCACCGAGGCGTGGGACGCCAACACGGGGGCATCGCACAACCACTTCATGCTGGGCCAGGTGACCGAGTGGCTCTATCACGACCTCGCCGGAATCCAGCCCGACCCGGCCCGACCTGGCTTCCGCCACACCCTCCTCAAGCCCGCATCTCTCCTCGAGCTGGACTGGGTCGAGGCACGCTACGACTCCATTCGTGGCACTGTCGGCCTGCGCTGGGAGCGGAGCGGCCAGCGGCTTCGAGTGCGCGCGACGGTTCCCGCCAACACGACCGCGACTCTACTGCTGCCAGGCCGAGCCGCCGAGCCGCTTACCCCTGGCACCCACCAACGCGAGGTGATGCTCCATGCCTGA
- a CDS encoding DUF6298 domain-containing protein, translating into MPERFVDLGPDGKLVYETDSRGNRVPDFSYAGYQGGGIALPNPKPTQTLKPAPGDSTARIQAALDRGGVILLLPGRYKIKGQLLIWRSGTILRGTGAQTTLVATGTGRRTLIEVRGHPPLDSSWPIHTVTDAYVPVNATKLTLDTTVGLSVDSQIKIRRPSPKAWLERIGMASVPGRPAPGWAADKMNVVWERSIVAIGGNTLTLDAPLTCALERELGGAVVQFTLPRRVSECGVEHLILESEWDKDNPHDEEHSWQAIALEYAEDCWVKNSVARHFVSSAVRVGEESRRITVQDCACLAPVSEVAGYRRHAFYTAGQQTLFLRCRSEDARHDFCVGWLAAGPNAFVRCQTKNSHSFSGPIESWATGVLFDNLEMDGGGLAFDNRELWDNGVGWAAANCLAWQCTVPLLTARTPPGAQNWVIGCWAQFVGDGLWRAPNEFVKPESLYEAQLKERQPIPAPPDPRPLSSGWGRPSPPQGGVRGERLTLAHGQLLVGGKPLQGKQRALTFWRGHLQLGRADDVGLHLTRFSPGKTEPVEALIEDMLAKDQVALRHNYGLWYDRRRDDHEMIRRVDAEAFAPFLEQPFARSGKGTSWNGLSRYDLEKYNPWYFGRLKEFARLAEQSGLVLIASMYFQHNILEAGAHWADCPWRPVNNINNTGFPEPPPYAGKKRIFMAKAFYDETHPVRRRLHQRFIRHHLDVLADCPNVIFLLSEEFSGPLHFTQFWLETIAQWRRETKKRVLIGLSAPKDVQDAILASPKYAAQVDVIDFKYWWRAGSNLFAPKGDQDLAPRQHEREYKGKRPDSVDLAAMAAEYKKRFPEKAILSDFGNIQLLGGSH; encoded by the coding sequence ATGCCTGAGCGCTTTGTTGACCTTGGCCCCGATGGCAAGCTGGTCTACGAGACCGACTCGCGGGGCAACCGGGTGCCGGATTTTTCGTATGCCGGCTACCAGGGCGGTGGGATCGCTCTGCCCAACCCGAAACCGACACAGACGCTTAAACCTGCTCCCGGCGACAGCACCGCACGAATCCAGGCCGCGCTCGACCGGGGTGGGGTGATCCTGCTCCTGCCAGGGCGCTACAAGATCAAGGGCCAGCTCCTCATCTGGCGCTCGGGGACGATCCTGCGCGGCACGGGGGCTCAGACAACTCTTGTCGCTACGGGAACTGGGCGGCGGACACTGATCGAGGTGCGAGGACACCCCCCCCTGGACTCCTCGTGGCCAATACACACGGTCACCGATGCCTATGTGCCCGTCAATGCCACGAAACTCACGCTCGATACCACCGTCGGCCTCTCAGTGGACAGCCAAATCAAGATCCGGCGGCCGAGCCCGAAAGCCTGGCTGGAGCGGATCGGGATGGCCTCGGTTCCCGGACGCCCCGCGCCGGGCTGGGCCGCCGACAAGATGAACGTGGTCTGGGAGCGGAGCATCGTCGCGATTGGCGGCAATACGCTTACCCTCGATGCCCCGCTCACCTGTGCCCTCGAACGGGAGCTTGGTGGCGCGGTAGTGCAGTTCACTCTGCCGCGGCGGGTCTCGGAGTGCGGGGTCGAGCACCTAATCTTGGAGTCGGAGTGGGATAAGGATAACCCGCACGACGAAGAGCACTCCTGGCAGGCAATCGCCCTAGAGTACGCCGAGGACTGCTGGGTAAAAAATAGTGTCGCGCGACATTTTGTCAGCTCCGCCGTGCGGGTGGGCGAGGAAAGCCGCCGGATCACGGTGCAGGACTGCGCCTGCCTTGCCCCTGTCTCGGAGGTCGCGGGCTACCGTCGCCATGCGTTCTACACCGCCGGTCAGCAGACGCTCTTTCTGCGCTGCCGGTCGGAAGACGCCCGGCATGATTTCTGTGTTGGCTGGCTTGCAGCAGGGCCGAATGCGTTTGTCCGTTGCCAGACAAAAAACTCCCACTCGTTCAGTGGCCCGATCGAGAGCTGGGCGACGGGAGTGCTCTTCGACAACCTTGAGATGGACGGTGGCGGGCTTGCCTTCGACAACCGCGAGCTCTGGGACAACGGGGTTGGGTGGGCGGCAGCGAACTGTCTCGCATGGCAGTGCACCGTCCCCCTCCTCACCGCTCGAACGCCGCCCGGAGCGCAGAACTGGGTGATCGGCTGCTGGGCACAGTTCGTCGGCGACGGTCTCTGGCGCGCTCCCAATGAGTTTGTCAAGCCCGAGAGTTTATACGAAGCCCAGCTCAAGGAGCGCCAACCCATTCCCGCCCCCCCTGACCCTCGCCCGCTATCCTCGGGCTGGGGGAGACCTTCTCCCCCGCAAGGTGGGGTTCGGGGCGAGCGACTCACCCTCGCCCACGGGCAGCTCTTGGTCGGGGGCAAGCCCCTTCAAGGCAAGCAGCGCGCGCTGACCTTCTGGCGGGGGCACCTCCAGCTGGGCCGCGCCGACGATGTCGGGCTGCACCTGACACGCTTCTCTCCCGGAAAGACCGAGCCGGTCGAGGCGCTGATCGAGGACATGCTGGCGAAAGACCAAGTGGCGCTGCGGCACAACTACGGCCTCTGGTACGACCGCCGCCGCGACGACCACGAGATGATCCGCCGGGTCGATGCCGAGGCCTTTGCACCCTTTCTGGAGCAGCCCTTTGCGCGAAGTGGCAAGGGAACAAGCTGGAATGGCCTCTCCCGCTACGACCTTGAAAAATACAACCCGTGGTACTTTGGGCGGCTCAAGGAGTTCGCCCGGCTCGCCGAGCAGAGCGGCCTGGTGCTGATCGCCAGCATGTACTTCCAGCACAATATCCTAGAGGCGGGGGCGCACTGGGCGGACTGCCCGTGGCGGCCCGTGAACAATATCAACAACACGGGCTTCCCCGAGCCGCCGCCCTACGCCGGCAAGAAGCGCATCTTCATGGCGAAGGCCTTCTACGACGAGACCCACCCGGTGCGTCGCCGGCTGCACCAGCGCTTCATCCGCCACCACCTGGACGTCTTGGCGGACTGTCCCAATGTCATCTTTCTGCTCTCCGAGGAGTTCTCCGGGCCGCTCCACTTCACGCAGTTCTGGCTGGAGACGATCGCGCAGTGGCGGCGGGAGACCAAGAAGCGCGTCTTGATTGGCCTGAGCGCCCCCAAAGATGTCCAGGATGCGATTCTGGCGAGCCCGAAGTACGCGGCGCAGGTGGATGTTATCGACTTCAAGTACTGGTGGCGTGCGGGCAGCAATCTCTTTGCCCCCAAAGGAGATCAGGACCTCGCCCCTCGCCAACACGAGCGCGAGTACAAGGGCAAGCGCCCCGACTCTGTCGATCTGGCGGCGATGGCGGCGGAGTACAAGAAGCGCTTCCCCGAGAAAGCGATTCTCTCCGACTTCGGCAATATCCAACTCCTTGGAGGCTCACATTGA
- a CDS encoding exo-alpha-sialidase has translation MIEVEVPPLDFTQTTGGLPLWPGATSATVVSAPDSLGWTYHHHPDIACWKGRLYVAWNACERDEDTWPSRELYSMSQDGKRWSAPQELFPQGISTPLRMYFYHSPEGRFFALAGKRVSQEPTREATKGPLVARELHADHTLGPVFDGAELQADPLFLAQQDYGRLLPEAGVFATSKALSFFRRGDGAWVAVGKKRWVAISHDDGATWTEPACPPTLITNMGKVWGQRLPGGRFLLAYNPHEHYRFPLALVTSDDGVHFGKMQVAHTELPARRFEGLHKSIGASYARGLSPWSSDGSRSESCAWLVYSMHKEEIVVTCLPL, from the coding sequence ATGATCGAGGTCGAGGTTCCTCCGCTGGACTTTACCCAGACCACCGGCGGCCTGCCCCTCTGGCCAGGCGCCACCTCCGCGACCGTGGTCTCGGCACCGGATTCGCTTGGCTGGACCTACCACCACCACCCGGATATTGCTTGCTGGAAGGGGCGGCTCTACGTGGCCTGGAACGCGTGCGAGCGCGACGAGGACACGTGGCCGTCGCGCGAGCTCTACAGCATGTCGCAGGATGGCAAGCGCTGGAGCGCGCCACAAGAGCTCTTCCCGCAGGGGATTTCGACACCGCTCCGCATGTACTTCTACCACTCTCCCGAGGGACGCTTCTTTGCCCTCGCGGGAAAGCGCGTGAGCCAGGAGCCAACCCGTGAGGCGACCAAAGGCCCGCTTGTCGCCCGCGAGCTCCACGCCGACCATACCCTCGGGCCGGTCTTCGACGGCGCGGAGCTTCAGGCAGACCCGCTGTTTCTCGCCCAGCAGGACTACGGTCGGCTGCTTCCCGAGGCGGGGGTCTTTGCAACCAGCAAGGCGCTGAGCTTTTTTCGGCGCGGCGACGGTGCCTGGGTCGCGGTGGGGAAGAAGCGCTGGGTTGCAATCTCGCACGACGATGGCGCGACATGGACGGAGCCTGCCTGCCCACCGACCCTGATCACCAACATGGGAAAGGTCTGGGGCCAGCGCCTGCCCGGTGGCCGCTTCCTGCTTGCCTACAACCCGCACGAGCACTATCGCTTTCCGCTCGCCCTGGTCACCAGCGACGATGGCGTCCACTTTGGGAAGATGCAGGTCGCACACACCGAGCTCCCCGCCCGCCGGTTTGAGGGGCTCCATAAGAGTATCGGGGCGAGCTACGCCCGTGGGCTCAGCCCCTGGTCCAGCGACGGCTCCCGGAGCGAGTCCTGCGCCTGGCTGGTCTATAGTATGCACAAAGAGGAGATCGTGGTGACATGCCTGCCTCTCTGA